The sequence aacaagaactttcaaatcttttcgagtgattttcattaacactcatgttttcttgatgccttttctgtggatggtttgggacgttattttgagatgagttatagaaataactatctcgattattttcaaaaccacggccgcgtccacgaccacgaccacttcctcgtccacgtccacgtccacgacctcgacctcgacctcgacctcgaccaaaaccttgtctttgaatttgattttggtttccaggtttaaattcatttttacttacagcatttacttctggaaatgctgttgatccagtgggtcgggactgatgatttctcattaatagctcgttgttcttttccgccacaagaagacaggcgatgagttcagaatatctcgcaaatccacgcactctatattgttgctgtagtgttatatttgatgcgtgaaacgtggaaaatgttttttcaagcatttccgattctgtaacctcatgtccacaaaattttaactgcgagattattctatacatcgctgaattgtaatcactgacttttttaaagtcttggaatcttaacatattccattcatcacgggcggtcggaagtataacttcccttatatgttcaaatctctcttttaatcctttccacagagccatgggatctttttcgatgagatattcacattttaaaccttcatcaaggtgtcgtcgtaaaaatattatagcttttgctttttcttgtgatgaagatataccattttctttaatggtctcgcttagacccaatgactcaagatgcatttctacatcaagagtccatggcatatagtttttcccagtaatatcaagagcgatgaattcgagctttgccaagtttgccatggtggtactaaaaattacgatgcattttattagttaatgaatattgcaatacaaagtaatggataaacaacaagtacaagtattcgtaaaaataaagaaaacacacgaggaggatattctccgataaatacaagactggtgagtatgataaccaaaataattaaaaataacctcgtgaaagccatcttctttttttcttcgaaaatttgatgaagaataatttttagagaagaagagaaagttggagtgattgaatgtatttgtgagattgtatttatagagcaaaaactagccgttttgttaccgtttattaccgttggtgtataagaaaataaatgtatgtatttgtataattttatggtaataatatggtgtatataatattagtcatatttaaataattatgtatatcatatcacattattataattaggtgtcataagttattttgtttaaaaaaccttataggcttttatacttgtcgtatcccttaccgggagtgtgggatgtcgtcttaacatcctcccaggatttataacaagtttttgaaaaaattatttttattatttctaacaataacattatattatatattacatatataaacaataaataaataacagtaaaataaatattattacttttgttacctttttcttctgttcggagcttggaaaaatatggaggacttttagagcttcgtgctgataacgtgttgtgaaaaagtaaaaatttacggtaaaaagtaaaaatctcaaactcttaaaattatcacactacacactttataatatttttctctcaactcaattgtgattttcttcacaaatgagagatctatttatagaaaatttttacaaataatccaaaaataaaatacatcattacctacatcatcacacactaattttcaatattcaacacctaattttacctaattttcaacattcaacattcacattttcaacacaaatatttaacacatttttaaataatttttcaacataaattaaatagttggtctaaaaatacaattttcacTAAAATTAACACAAAATCTCATATGAGATGATCACGCgagtcaaaaatattattattcatgATAGTTATGGATCAGATCAACACTTGTTACGGTTATAAGCCCATAAGACCgtattacattaattttttaatctatataaaattgtatatgatactatattattaattttgatgcAGATAAGATAACTAACTTTTTATCatgatgaattttttaaaatactaacaatactcttttaaaattataaagtactctattttcatttataaaaaatattataaaaatttatttttgtaaattatGTATTATCTTATCACTATCCTATTTActttccaaaaattttaaaactactaaaatattttctttaatctttatcaaaaacttttgaatttttaaatgattatataatTTCTAATGTAAAAAactattataagaaaatattaaattaaaaataacacaaaaaaaaaaaaatcacatatacGTACCAACACCAACGCGTGCAAAAAGTCGTTAATATTTATTAAGAATGATTGGaagaaataaaaactaaaaataatatctttgTAAATATAATGGAAAATTCATGTTTCGTGGTAATATAACTTGATTAATATCCACACAAAATTATAACGAACcacattttaattaaaaaaatttgatttaattttatcGCATGAAtactaaaatctttaaaaatacacaCGAAAATTTAATACTCTTAATACTAATTTTatagtaaaaattaatatttaaaattatgattacagatggaaaaattataaaatttgtagtATTAACCTTTTTTTGCGTGATGATGTGGTGCCAGACATTGTTGACATGATGTCGGAAATTGTTAATTTGCTTGTTGCCAAGTCATCACTATGATATAAacggccaattttttttttttaaaaaaattccaagttatgaattaaaatcaaataatttataattttcccTTCAAATTAATAACAATAATCAATTAATAAAAAACCTCTTTAAATAGTCAAATAAACGAAATACCGTTGGAAGCAGTTAGTAGTTACTCAGTTAGAAGCAGAGTACAGCTTAAGGCGGTTACTCAATTTTCAGCTTCTTCTCCGATTCGCCCTCTGAATCTCCATTTTATGGTGTTGAATTCTTCTTGATCAAATCTCGCCGAATTCATTTCCAAGCTCCATTCCTCTTAAGATGAATTTCGCGGATAGGACTTTCGAGCTGAAAGAAATTGAAACGCTTCGAGGCCATACTGATAGGATTTGGTGTGTTGCATGGAATCCAGCCACAGGAGTCGACGGTGTCCCCGCCATGATAGCTTCATGTGGAGCCGACAAAAAAGTACTCATTTGGGAACAGAACACCACTACTGGCTCTTTTCAGTGCAAGGttcattttaaggagtttgaaCGCAATAAGTTCTCATTTATCTCTTCTAATCATATGATGAACTTCGGTGACACAGAGGTGTTTTTGGGTTTGAAAAACAAAGTACTTTATTTTAGTGTTAGATGCAGTTAATTGGTAACTTTGGTTAGGAGTTTGAAAATTGTCTATTTTTTATATGGATGAAAAATATAAGGTGAATGAAGTAGAGTTTCTGGTTTTAATGATTCTGTTTATTCAGGAAGTGTTGCCACAGCTGCATAATTCAACTGTGATATTTTGTGCCTGGGTGGCATCTGGCGGTCTACTGGCAACATCAAGTATTGATGGCACGACATACATTTGGAAGAGTTTCAAAGGAAGATTCAGAACCATAAATGGTTTTAAGGTCTGATCAAATGAAACATCCTATCGTGGGGCTGTGTGCTGGCAATGATTTCTTTGTTCTCTAGCATCTTTAATCTATGCTATTTGTGTACTTACATCCAGCGTTCTGACAAAGTACCAGTAAGTGTCTCCCTGAATGCATCTGGCGTGTTGCTCGCTACCTGTGTCCCTTGGAGACTGATATGGATATGGAAGGTAGAATCAGTATTTAGGAAAGAAAATGCATCACCGGTGGTAGATAGTGCAGGATGCGTTAAAACGATCCAGTGGCATCCATTGAAGGATATTCTGTTTTCATGCGGCTTTGACAATACTATCAAGGTATATGTGGTAAAAATAGAGCTATCAAGTTGTAAAATATTCGAATATCTGAAAATCTTTGTTTGCTTGATCTTTCTGTTTAGTCCACATTATCAACATTAATGCTGATGAGACATATCTAACTGCTGTAGATTTGGGTTCCGGATGTGGATATGGTTAATTGGGATTGTGTGCAAACTCTAGGTGAAAGTAACAGGTAGTTTCGGAATCTGCTCTCTATGTTTAAACAAACTCATTGCAGATTAATATTCACAGCAAAGTAACTGTGATTCATTATCCTGGCTTGCACAAAAGAACTTCTTGTGGGATATTAATGGGCATAATGCACAATCTATCAAACTAGCTTTAACTTAGAAAACTCTTGATCTGTGCGGTATTACTTGACACAAAAGGTCCGGTGGTGCTATGCTGTTAGCAACCGAAACCATCGCTTGAAAGACATAAATTGGATCTCAGAAATCCATGTTAATTGGTATACTTTATTCTGaagatttttaaatgcttgATGATTTTTAATCACTTGTATAAAGGCATTGATTCCTTTTAAATCCTATAATGCTTGATTACGTACCCAATTTTTGATTGCAATATATCCAGAGATTTTGATTTGTAATTTATTTGCTTCTTCTCTTAATGCTTTCATCTACTGCACTTCACTGGGTTATAAAGTTTCTAAGTAGTCTTAATTATTTACTTGAACATTTATTATTACTGATTAAATttgtgaaatattttttaaaatctggtACAACTGTTTTTATCTTTAAGTGGGAGCAGACATACAATCCGGGCCTTAGCTTTTAATAGCAGGGCAAACAAAATCGTCGCCTGCAGGTATGCATGGATTTTTTTTCTTCGTTTCTATGCTTACATGTCCAGCATGTTGGTTGCGTCTTGTAAGTAATTCCTGTACGAACATAGTTGTTATACTAGAAGTAACACAGTAATATTGATTTTGCAGCGACGATCAAACCATTAATATATGGAGTATTGACATTGAGACGATGCGGTATGGAGAAAGAAATGTCCCTGGGTTAGCAATGCTTCTCCATATGCATTTGATCCTTCACCTGCACAACTGCTTCAGATGGCCTTTCATTTTGCTCTCACGGCTCATTTGTTTCCTTCTTGGCATCAAAATT comes from Primulina huaijiensis isolate GDHJ02 chromosome 5, ASM1229523v2, whole genome shotgun sequence and encodes:
- the LOC140976853 gene encoding protein CIA1-like, which gives rise to MNFADRTFELKEIETLRGHTDRIWCVAWNPATGVDGVPAMIASCGADKKVLIWEQNTTTGSFQCKEVLPQLHNSTVIFCAWVASGGLLATSSIDGTTYIWKSFKGRFRTINGFKRSDKVPVSVSLNASGVLLATCVPWRLIWIWKVESVFRKENASPVVDSAGCVKTIQWHPLKDILFSCGFDNTIKIWVPDVDMVNWDCVQTLGESNSGSRHTIRALAFNSRANKIVACSDDQTINIWSIDIETMRYGERNVPGTHLCTLTGYHDQTIFSAHWSREEIICTGAADGAICFFIENEDRSLDEPAYKLLLKKDHAHNKDINSVHWSSKDNMRLASASDDGTIKIWELAPLI